One region of Synechococcus elongatus PCC 11801 genomic DNA includes:
- a CDS encoding mercuric reductase, with the protein MMSGPQSVTDLISPSDAQNQFLIDQVSPQNWTNPIPPKSYDLVVIGAGPAGLVVAAGAAGLGIGLKIALIEKHLMGGDCLNFGCVPSKTFIRAARVIGELRKSKKLGIQIPEDAIAIDFAAVMERVRQVRAAMSIHDSAERFKDLGVDVFFGQAQFSDCQTVQVGDSALSFRKAVIATGAHAKHPAISGLQSVGFLTNETVFSLTDCPRRLAVIGGGPIGCELAQAFQRLGSQVTLFHRGPQLLKKEDPEVAVVIQQQLTTEEVRLILAAQIDRAEKDGQEKIIYYRQDGQDSFIQVDEILVGTGRSPNVQGLNLEAAGVDYEVNHGVFVNDYLQTSNPKIYAAGDICLDWKFTHAADAAARIVLKNALFSPLGLGRSKVSNLIVPRVTFTDPEVAHVGLSVRSAQQQGIAIATITIPFSQVDRAIVDGETEGFIKIHHQPNSDRILGATIVAPHAGEIISEISTAIAHGLGLSALSGVIHPYPTQAESIKKAADTYRRTLLTPMTKRLLHFLQWFS; encoded by the coding sequence ATGATGTCAGGTCCTCAATCGGTTACGGATCTCATCAGTCCCTCAGATGCGCAAAATCAATTCCTGATTGACCAAGTCAGTCCTCAGAATTGGACGAATCCGATCCCTCCAAAATCCTACGATCTGGTAGTGATTGGTGCTGGACCTGCGGGGCTAGTCGTAGCAGCAGGGGCGGCAGGGTTAGGGATAGGACTCAAGATTGCGTTGATTGAAAAGCACTTGATGGGTGGTGATTGCCTCAACTTTGGTTGTGTACCCTCCAAGACTTTCATTCGTGCCGCTCGGGTAATTGGAGAACTACGAAAATCGAAAAAGCTAGGGATTCAGATTCCTGAAGATGCGATCGCAATTGACTTTGCTGCTGTAATGGAGCGAGTCCGGCAAGTCAGAGCAGCAATGAGTATTCATGACTCAGCCGAGCGCTTCAAAGATCTTGGCGTTGATGTCTTCTTCGGTCAGGCTCAGTTTAGCGATTGCCAAACAGTTCAAGTTGGTGATTCAGCTCTGAGCTTTCGTAAAGCGGTAATTGCCACAGGGGCACACGCAAAGCACCCAGCGATTAGTGGGCTGCAGTCTGTTGGCTTCTTGACTAACGAAACAGTCTTTTCCTTGACTGATTGTCCTCGGCGTTTAGCAGTGATCGGTGGTGGGCCAATCGGTTGTGAATTAGCGCAAGCTTTTCAGCGTTTGGGCAGTCAGGTAACACTCTTCCATCGAGGACCACAACTCTTAAAAAAAGAAGATCCGGAAGTTGCTGTGGTTATTCAGCAGCAATTGACTACAGAAGAGGTTCGACTGATTCTTGCTGCTCAGATTGATCGCGCTGAAAAAGATGGACAAGAGAAAATAATCTACTACCGTCAAGATGGTCAAGACTCATTCATTCAAGTTGATGAAATTTTAGTAGGAACAGGGCGATCGCCCAATGTTCAAGGTCTCAATCTTGAAGCGGCAGGTGTTGATTATGAAGTGAATCATGGTGTCTTTGTCAATGACTATCTGCAAACGAGTAATCCTAAGATTTATGCAGCGGGAGATATCTGTTTAGATTGGAAGTTTACCCATGCTGCTGATGCTGCAGCTCGAATTGTTCTGAAGAATGCGCTCTTTTCACCCTTGGGCCTAGGGCGATCAAAAGTGAGTAACTTAATTGTTCCGCGAGTAACTTTTACGGATCCAGAAGTGGCTCATGTTGGTCTTTCGGTGCGTTCTGCCCAGCAACAGGGCATCGCGATCGCAACAATTACGATCCCATTCAGCCAAGTCGATCGCGCGATCGTGGATGGAGAGACTGAAGGATTCATCAAAATCCATCACCAACCTAATTCAGACAGGATTCTTGGCGCAACGATTGTCGCTCCCCATGCCGGTGAAATTATTTCTGAGATCTCGACTGCGATCGCTCATGGCTTAGGTCTGAGTGCTTTGAGTGGCGTGATTCATCCCTATCCAACTCAAGCAGAAAGTATCAAAAAAGCAGCAGACACTTACCGACGAACCCTCCTCACGCCAATGACCAAACGACTACTTCACTTTCTACAATGGTTTTCCTAA
- a CDS encoding cation:proton antiporter, with amino-acid sequence MLTLLLANLPPNSSSAISEPSANLATTLTICLLGATIVALISRRCRIPYVTGLVLAGLAITDVLPQKLGIDSGLILNLFLPILVFQAAINTDISRLRSSWPPISVLAGPGILIATAVTATILKFGLGLNWIAALLVGSILAITDTVSVIAVFREVTVPSRLATIVEGESLFNDGVALVIFGLVVELQAGEQVTVLGAVQSFFVVILGGGLLGLATGYLASGLFRALADDSLSGVLLTVAVAFGTFQLGEALDVSGVVAVVVAGLTVGALALDRAQSPSSRLTLLNFWEYAAFCVNTFIFLFIGVEVDPKSLLQTLPAVLLAIVAYQLARLVTVYPLMALVNRFDRPVPVRWQHVLFLGNIKGSLSMVLALSLPATLSGRSELVNLVFGVVLLSLVGQGLSLPWLVKRLKVATRSTRSQEAEQLQAQLIAGKAVQAELSSLYDAGVLPKAIHEELRARYQLAIAGAEQSLRGLYNRRSTDLRSSAAPPSSMLQRRLLLVEKNALLESVRKGILTDESISDRLQVIDAALLQAEVD; translated from the coding sequence GTGCTGACTCTCTTACTGGCCAACCTGCCACCCAATTCCAGCAGTGCCATTTCAGAGCCGAGTGCAAACTTGGCAACCACGCTGACGATCTGTTTGCTTGGGGCCACAATTGTTGCCCTGATCTCCCGGCGCTGTCGCATTCCCTATGTCACGGGCTTGGTTCTAGCGGGGCTGGCGATCACCGATGTCCTACCCCAAAAACTGGGCATCGACTCTGGTCTCATCCTGAATTTGTTTCTGCCAATTCTGGTCTTTCAAGCCGCGATCAATACAGATATCAGCCGTCTCAGGAGTTCTTGGCCCCCCATTAGCGTATTGGCTGGACCCGGCATTCTCATTGCCACGGCGGTGACGGCCACTATCCTCAAATTTGGCTTAGGGCTGAACTGGATTGCGGCGCTGCTCGTGGGCAGCATTTTGGCGATTACCGACACAGTTTCGGTGATTGCGGTTTTCCGAGAGGTCACAGTTCCCTCACGGCTAGCAACCATCGTTGAGGGTGAAAGCCTCTTCAATGACGGGGTTGCGCTGGTCATTTTTGGTTTGGTTGTGGAGCTGCAAGCAGGTGAACAAGTCACGGTTCTTGGTGCTGTTCAGTCCTTTTTTGTCGTGATTTTGGGAGGCGGACTGCTGGGGTTAGCCACGGGCTACCTCGCCTCAGGACTGTTTCGGGCTTTGGCCGATGACTCGCTCAGTGGCGTTCTCCTGACTGTGGCGGTGGCTTTTGGCACCTTTCAACTAGGCGAAGCGCTTGATGTTTCCGGTGTTGTGGCGGTGGTCGTTGCAGGCTTGACGGTGGGTGCCTTAGCACTCGATCGCGCCCAGTCACCCTCGAGTCGACTCACACTCCTGAACTTCTGGGAATACGCAGCCTTCTGCGTCAACACCTTCATTTTTTTGTTTATCGGGGTGGAGGTTGACCCGAAATCGCTCCTGCAAACCCTGCCAGCAGTGCTGCTAGCGATCGTGGCCTACCAGCTCGCCCGCCTAGTCACGGTCTACCCTTTGATGGCGCTGGTCAATCGCTTCGATCGCCCCGTTCCTGTGCGCTGGCAACATGTGCTGTTCTTGGGCAATATCAAAGGCTCACTCTCGATGGTCTTAGCCCTTAGCTTGCCCGCAACCCTCAGCGGTCGCAGCGAGCTGGTCAATCTTGTCTTTGGGGTCGTGTTGCTGTCTTTAGTGGGACAAGGGCTGAGTTTGCCTTGGCTGGTAAAACGACTGAAAGTGGCAACCCGTTCCACGCGATCGCAGGAAGCTGAACAACTCCAAGCCCAACTGATCGCTGGCAAGGCGGTGCAGGCTGAACTCTCCAGTCTTTACGATGCTGGTGTCTTGCCCAAGGCCATCCACGAGGAACTGCGAGCTCGCTATCAACTGGCGATCGCCGGAGCGGAGCAATCGCTGCGCGGACTCTACAACCGGCGGTCGACCGATCTCCGCAGCAGTGCTGCACCCCCATCCTCAATGTTGCAGCGCCGACTGCTCTTAGTCGAGAAGAATGCGCTGCTGGAATCCGTGCGCAAGGGCATCCTGACGGACGAATCGATCAGCGATCGCCTACAGGTTATTGATGCAGCACTCCTGCAGGCTGAAGTGGACTGA
- a CDS encoding potassium channel family protein, which translates to MYVLIGGAGLIGQQLARQLLDQGHTVAVIDDNPQVCRMVRDRLGAMAFEGSAVSTDVLVEAGICRADAVAAVLRQDALNLALVTLARHYGVSRIISRISQRDFIEPMRLAGAHHIISTVDLVVSTMVNAIKCPQVESMLHFEQGQIEVFKLTLDRQSPVIGRSVAAIAQDIDFPSSSLIIGYQPHPQADLVIPSGNTVLEADATVLLATKPGLVQALVNFLMPSLFSPLQPAGVLHQ; encoded by the coding sequence ATGTATGTATTGATTGGTGGTGCTGGTTTAATCGGACAGCAGCTAGCTCGGCAACTGCTGGATCAAGGGCATACTGTTGCGGTGATTGATGACAATCCGCAGGTCTGCCGGATGGTACGCGATCGCCTGGGAGCGATGGCTTTTGAGGGGAGCGCTGTCAGTACGGATGTGTTGGTGGAGGCTGGGATCTGTCGAGCCGATGCGGTTGCGGCGGTTCTCCGTCAAGATGCCCTAAATTTGGCGCTCGTGACTTTGGCTCGTCACTACGGTGTGTCGCGAATTATCAGCCGGATCAGTCAACGGGACTTTATTGAGCCGATGCGCCTTGCGGGTGCCCATCACATCATCAGCACGGTTGATCTGGTGGTATCGACGATGGTCAATGCGATCAAATGCCCGCAGGTTGAGTCGATGCTGCATTTTGAACAGGGGCAAATTGAAGTCTTTAAACTGACGCTGGATCGTCAATCGCCAGTGATTGGCCGCAGTGTGGCTGCGATCGCCCAAGATATCGACTTTCCGAGTTCTTCTTTGATCATTGGCTACCAGCCCCATCCCCAAGCTGATCTGGTGATTCCCAGTGGCAACACCGTGCTGGAAGCGGATGCGACTGTTTTGCTCGCGACTAAGCCTGGATTGGTGCAAGCGCTGGTGAATTTTTTGATGCCCAGTCTGTTCAGTCCACTTCAGCCTGCAGGAGTGCTGCATCAATAA